From the genome of Leptotrichia sp. oral taxon 847:
CCAGTTTCTTATACCGCCGAAATTGAGATTTTGGTAAAAAATATTGATTTTAATAGATTAAGTGGATTAATTGGTGTAGATGGGGACAAAAATTTTAGTAAAATTGAAAAAAATTTTTCTCAAAATGCTTATTCTGTAAATTTGAAAGAAACAGATAAAACTGTGGATGCGGCTTTGAATGAATTATTTGTCAAAGTAAACGATGTAAAAGAAAAATTGCAAAGCGTGAGTGAAACTAAAAATGACGTCATCTTTGGTGGATATAAAATTACTGAAAATTATACAAATGACAGTAAAACACCTGTTGACATGTATTATGTAAATCATAATTTAAAATTGACAGTAAAAAATTTAAAAAATTTGAATACGATAATTTCTATTGCTGCGGACAATGATATTAATATAAATGGCTCAATTCAATTTGACTTGTCAAATAAAGATGAAATTGAGCGGCAGATGTATAAACAGGCATTTAATGAAGCTGAGAAGAAGGCAAAAAGCATATTAAAGTCAAGTGTGCTAAAACTTGGAAAGCCAATTATAGTCAGCGAAGATTTGGATTTTCAGCAAAAAATGATAGATAAAATTGACAGTCAGTGGGAAGTGAAAGCAGTAACAAACACAGTAGAACTTCCAGCGCCAGAAAAAGAATACGGTTTTACTGCTGAATATTCAGATGGATACGGATATTCTTCAGCAAAAAGAGCAGTCAGTACAAAAGTTGATTATACTCCAAAACCACTGAAATTAGAGCAAAATGTGTCTGTGATGTATGAGATAAAATGATTTTTATAAAAGAGAAAAGAAAAAAATAAAAAGTCAATAGAAAAGTGATCAATGGATAAAATTGTAAAGTCTTTAAAGGAGATATAAACATGAAAAAAATATTAGTGGTACTTTTTGCATTATTAAGTCTAAATATTTTTTCTGCAAATGAAGATAATGTAAAAAAAATAAGCGTGACGGGAAATGCACAAAGAGAAATCATGCCAGATATGGCAACTTTGAGCTTTCAAATTAAGGACAAGGACAAAACTTTGAGTGCGGCGTCTTCCAAAGTGAAGCAAAAACTGGAAAAATTTAAAAAGGATTTGAGAGCGCAAAATATTGAGATTAGTAATATTGAAACAGTTTCTCTCTCAGATAGAAAAATTAAAGATAAAAATTATTCAGACAATAAAAGTGTGTCTTCATATTCTGGTCAAATGAGTATTTTTGTAAAAAATGTAGATTTTGAAAAGCTGGGAGAACTCATTGAACTAAATAACGGAGATAAATTTCAAAGCGTGAAAAAGGATGAGAAAGAAAATGTTTACGAAATTAAGTTAAAAGAAAGCGATAAGACATTAAATGGCACTTTGAATAAATTATTTTCAAAACTGGATATTTTGAGAAGTAAACTAAAAGCAATAAATGCAACAAAAAATAATGTTTTTTTTGGAGATTATGAAATTAAAGAAAATGCCAAAAATTATAAAGAAACGGAAGTTTATGAAGTAACTCACAATTTAAAAGTTACAACAAAAAATTTAAAAGATTTGAATGCGATAATAACTTTGGCGGACACCGATGGCCTTAATATAGCAGGTTCGATAAAATTTGACTTGTCCAACAGAAATGAAATCGAGTCGCAGATGTACAGTGATGCCTATAATGAAGCAAGACAAAAGGCAGAAAGTATCTTAAAGTCAAGTAATTTAAAAGTTGGAGATGTGATTGTCGTAAGTGAAGATGTGGACTTTCAGCAAAAAATGATAGATAGGATTGACAGCCAATGGGAAGTGAAAACACAAGCTAATGATTTAACAGAAGAAAGAAATTCTTCAGGAATGCAGATAAGAGGTGGGTATGATTTTAATAGAGGCTATAGAGACTATAAAGTTGGGAAAACAAGAGTTGACTACACTCCAAAACCTTTAAAAATAGAGCAAAATATATCTGTGATGTATGAGATGCAAAAAAAATAAATGAAAGGAGATAAAATTATTTAAATAATAATTTTAAAATAAAAAAATGAAAAAAATAATGACATTTTTATTTATGATGACTTGTGTTTTAACATTTTCTGATGTCGTCTCTGGAAAAAGAATACAAGTTAGAGGAATTGCGAAAAAAGAAATATTTCCAAATTCAGCAAAAGTGGAGCTTACAATAAAAACTCAAGATGAAAATTTGGATAAAGCGAGTCGGGAAAATTCGCAAAGACTTGAAAAATTTAAAAGTTTACTAAGTAAATCTGGTGGAAAATATGAAAAGATAGATTCAGTTTCTTATTTTACCGATAAATCTTATGATTGGGAATATGAAACGGTCAATAAGGGAGCGAAGGAATACGAAACAGTTTTAACAATTGAAGCAGATAAGCTTGAGTTAAACAGTTTAAAAGACTTTTTGCAGATTTTATCAAATGAAAAAATTTATAAAGTTGAAATAAATTCACAAGGAATAAATACTTTTGAGATAAAAGCAAGGGATAAAACAGCTAAAGCCGCTTACCAGAAAGCGATTGATAAATTTAACGGTTTACAAAAGAAACTTGGCACAAAAGGACTTAGA
Proteins encoded in this window:
- a CDS encoding SIMPL domain-containing protein, translated to MKKILVVLFALLSLNIFSANEDNVKKISVTGNAQREIMPDMATLSFQIKDKDKTLSAASSKVKQKLEKFKKDLRAQNIEISNIETVSLSDRKIKDKNYSDNKSVSSYSGQMSIFVKNVDFEKLGELIELNNGDKFQSVKKDEKENVYEIKLKESDKTLNGTLNKLFSKLDILRSKLKAINATKNNVFFGDYEIKENAKNYKETEVYEVTHNLKVTTKNLKDLNAIITLADTDGLNIAGSIKFDLSNRNEIESQMYSDAYNEARQKAESILKSSNLKVGDVIVVSEDVDFQQKMIDRIDSQWEVKTQANDLTEERNSSGMQIRGGYDFNRGYRDYKVGKTRVDYTPKPLKIEQNISVMYEMQKK
- a CDS encoding SIMPL domain-containing protein; its protein translation is MKKIMTFLFMMTCVLTFSDVVSGKRIQVRGIAKKEIFPNSAKVELTIKTQDENLDKASRENSQRLEKFKSLLSKSGGKYEKIDSVSYFTDKSYDWEYETVNKGAKEYETVLTIEADKLELNSLKDFLQILSNEKIYKVEINSQGINTFEIKARDKTAKAAYQKAIDKFNGLQKKLGTKGLRNIVKIAGFKNDEVSLEKRESVKKEVNTVTHNVEVTTRDMKSLGNIISVAYAVGIGTNGYIEYDIDNKQKLEDELYESAYKEALKKAQVILGKTNLSLKNPVTITDKSNGVIRAYSDYNYNYNLYASIDSKILEKSDKELMDKVLEKNIVINPSKLNISKEVYIEFEMN
- a CDS encoding SIMPL domain-containing protein (The SIMPL domain is named for its presence in mouse protein SIMPL (signalling molecule that associates with mouse pelle-like kinase). Bacterial member BP26, from Brucella, was shown to assemble into a channel-like structure, while YggE from E. coli has been associated with resistance to oxidative stress.) is translated as MKKIMMSLLILSSFNLFSSNENLIRKISVTGNSEKEVMPDIAVINFLISEKDKDLNVATKKAKDALENFKKELGARKIQTGEIETVSFYDTKKTEYEEDIKPKNSKNQKQKSEIKTPVSYTAEIEILVKNIDFNRLSGLIGVDGDKNFSKIEKNFSQNAYSVNLKETDKTVDAALNELFVKVNDVKEKLQSVSETKNDVIFGGYKITENYTNDSKTPVDMYYVNHNLKLTVKNLKNLNTIISIAADNDININGSIQFDLSNKDEIERQMYKQAFNEAEKKAKSILKSSVLKLGKPIIVSEDLDFQQKMIDKIDSQWEVKAVTNTVELPAPEKEYGFTAEYSDGYGYSSAKRAVSTKVDYTPKPLKLEQNVSVMYEIK